The following coding sequences are from one Odontesthes bonariensis isolate fOdoBon6 chromosome 10, fOdoBon6.hap1, whole genome shotgun sequence window:
- the LOC142390142 gene encoding uncharacterized protein LOC142390142, whose product MSALSSAYKTIYGSPSSNGHSSDSVEQDQGQMLCSELGLMEMTDVECSHLQHLIQAHMEVQAGPPDGPDARPHHPAVTVKDAAGLTLTQAIDLSTSGDDYCLVVSGEKTPVAYGDIPGFVLARIRDEESSTEPPAKSRTSSQKQSRSAARVCLEKRFDSMCADATRPQDIHSAVLSNLLTVLQQSAEAQEAAIPPQMQKWMKADRANPFEVPSSYRGVAFDPVTNLCGQVITHRVEPNKPPSLIIPKSFAFNFHSESLHAQTIYTNSSNSREEQQLVKFEKDAATPAVYRNHHGSLCPQPRKAVEAASDLAGGSQSGSWKRARPSLSLSQRRERHNTKERERRKRIRLCCDELNTMVPFCDSDTDKVTTLQWTTAYLRYINKMYGDAFKEDFQKVVTHERGVFLKSSSSSGQHPFHQDTDKTMSIPLAAEQ is encoded by the exons ATGTCAGCCCTCTCTTCAGCTTACAAAACCATCTATGGATCACCTTCATCCAATGGGCACAGCTCTGACTCAGTCGAGCAGGATCAGGGGCAGATGTTGTGCTCTGAGCTTGGTCTGATGGAGATGACGGATGTTGAATGTTCACACCTCCAGCACCTTATCCAAGCACACATGGAGGTGCAGGCTGGGCCTCCAGATGGGCCAGATGCCAGACCTCACCACCCGGCAGTGACGGTTAAAGACGCCGCTGGCCTCACGTTGACTCAagccatcgacctgtccacttCAGGGGATGATTACTGTCTGGTGGTGTCAGGGGAAAAAACACCAGTGGCTTATGGGGACATTCCGGGCTTTGTGCTTGCCAGAATCAGAGATGAAGAGAGCTCGACTGAACCACCGGCCAAGAGCCGCACATCCTCGCAGAAGCAGTCCAGATCAGCCGCCAGAGTCTGCCTGGAGAAAAGATTTGACAGCATGTGTGCAGACGCCACAAGGCCGCAAGATATTCACTCTGCTGTTCTCAGCAA TCTTCTGACGGTACTTCAACAGTCGGCAGAGGCTCAAGAGGCAGCCATACCTCCTCAAATGCAGAAGTGGATGAAAGCTGACAGAGCGAATCCTTTTGAGGTTCCCAGCTCGTACCGTGGGGTTGCTTTTGACCCAGTAACCAACCTTTGTGGTCAG GTCATCACTCACAGGGTTGAACCAAACAAACCTCCGAGTTTAATCATTCCCAAGAGTTTTGCCTTCAATTTTCACTCAGAGAGCCTTCATGCACAAACCATCTATACCAACAGCAGCAACTCGAGAGAAGAGCAGCAGCTGGTGAAATTCGAAA AGGATGCGGCGACACCTGCTGTCTACAGGAATCATCACGGCAGCCTCTGCCCTCAACCCAGAAAGGCTGTTGAGGCTGCCTCCGACTTGGCCGGCGGGTCCCAGAGTGGCAGCTGGAAAAGAGCTCGACCTTCTCTGTCACTCAGCCAGCGCAGGGAGAGACACAACACCAAGGAGAGGGAACGCAG GAAGAGGATCCGCCTGTGCTGTGACGAGTTGAACACCATGGTGCCATTCTGTGACTCCGATACAGACAAAGTCACCACCCTGCAGTGGACCACGGCTTACCTGAGATACATCAATAAAATGTACGGAGACGCCTTCAAGGAG GATTTTCAGAAGGTCGTCACTCATGAGAGAGGAGTCTTTCTCAAATCCAGCTCCTCCTCAGGTCAGCACCCATTCCACCAAGACACAGACAAGACGATGAGCATCCCTCTTGCGGCCGAACAGTAA